One part of the Bdellovibrionota bacterium genome encodes these proteins:
- a CDS encoding sigma-70 family RNA polymerase sigma factor: protein MKRIEATECKPEEAQADEELMSAYQKGQEEAFRILYDRYSGRVYGYLRVKLRNRDVVDDAFQTVFLKLHRFRSRYLATLPFAPWLFTICRNVMSDIGRSRARTREDVDAVAIEKATANELVPPAGLPDLSALAPDRQMALKLRFGEDLSYEEIAERLETSPANVRQLVSRAVRQLKKVLKSGEEKP from the coding sequence ATGAAGAGAATTGAAGCAACAGAATGCAAGCCTGAGGAGGCGCAAGCCGACGAGGAACTGATGTCCGCGTATCAAAAAGGACAGGAGGAAGCATTTCGGATTCTTTACGACCGCTACTCCGGCCGAGTCTATGGCTACCTCCGCGTCAAACTGAGAAACCGTGACGTGGTGGATGACGCGTTCCAGACCGTTTTCTTGAAACTCCATCGGTTTCGAAGCAGGTATCTCGCAACGCTTCCCTTCGCCCCGTGGCTGTTCACGATCTGTCGGAACGTCATGTCGGATATCGGTCGTAGCCGGGCTCGCACCCGAGAGGACGTGGATGCGGTGGCGATCGAAAAGGCGACGGCCAACGAACTTGTCCCGCCAGCCGGGCTGCCCGACCTTTCGGCACTCGCTCCGGATCGGCAAATGGCTCTCAAGCTCCGGTTTGGGGAGGATCTTTCCTATGAAGAGATCGCCGAGCGGCTTGAGACCTCTCCGGCGAATGTCCGGCAACTCGTGAGCCGCGCCGTCCGGCAGCTTAAGAAAGTCTTGAAATCTGGGGAGGAAAAACCATGA
- a CDS encoding efflux RND transporter periplasmic adaptor subunit produces the protein MKKRVVIAAGGLLVLFVAGTVTWWAWRLSRETAATAQIKKRYQCSMHPGIVSDTPGNCPICQMPLQAVDEIAPPSQAPVQSQLEPGERKILFYRHPMRLDVTSPTPSKDEMGMDFIPVYEDEATGGGGSVGGHAAVTIPTERQQLIGVTTETVTRRPLDLEIRTVGRVAFDPELYNAMAEYREAVAAKERIKNSPWPTAREEAENLIKAAALKLRLLGLSDSQIRQIAGGASESLNLLLPGKTVWVYAQVYEYEVDLLRSGQEVVVTSPSIPGRTFRGSIRAIDPVLNAMTRTVKVRAEIKTPDERLRPETFVHIKIRIPLGNVVAVSDSSILSTGETQIVFVKKGEGEFEPRPVVLGREAVGYYEVMNGLSEGEEVVTSANFLIDSESRFKAALNAFLKKSPSATPPATSPHAGH, from the coding sequence TTGAAAAAGCGAGTCGTGATTGCGGCGGGTGGTTTGCTTGTCCTTTTCGTGGCCGGAACGGTTACGTGGTGGGCATGGAGGCTAAGCCGAGAAACCGCGGCAACCGCCCAAATCAAAAAGCGTTATCAGTGCTCGATGCATCCCGGAATTGTTTCGGATACGCCGGGCAATTGCCCCATCTGCCAGATGCCGCTCCAGGCGGTCGACGAGATCGCTCCTCCCTCTCAAGCGCCCGTGCAATCTCAACTGGAACCAGGGGAGCGGAAAATCCTTTTCTACCGCCACCCGATGCGCCTCGATGTGACCTCTCCCACGCCATCCAAAGACGAGATGGGGATGGATTTCATTCCCGTGTACGAGGATGAAGCAACGGGAGGAGGCGGGTCGGTCGGAGGGCACGCGGCGGTGACTATTCCGACGGAGCGACAGCAGTTGATCGGTGTCACGACCGAAACGGTGACGCGGCGGCCGCTCGATTTGGAAATTCGCACCGTGGGCCGTGTGGCGTTCGATCCGGAACTGTACAACGCGATGGCCGAATACCGCGAGGCGGTGGCGGCCAAGGAGCGAATCAAGAATAGCCCCTGGCCCACGGCCCGCGAGGAGGCGGAGAACCTCATCAAGGCCGCGGCGCTCAAGCTCCGCCTCCTGGGTCTTTCGGATTCACAGATCCGCCAGATTGCCGGCGGTGCTTCGGAATCGCTCAATCTCTTGTTGCCCGGGAAAACGGTCTGGGTCTACGCGCAAGTTTATGAGTACGAAGTCGACCTCCTTCGTTCCGGGCAAGAGGTCGTTGTCACGAGTCCCTCAATTCCGGGTCGCACGTTTCGGGGGAGTATTAGGGCGATCGATCCGGTCTTGAACGCCATGACCCGGACGGTGAAGGTGCGCGCCGAAATCAAAACACCGGACGAGCGTCTCCGGCCCGAGACCTTCGTTCACATCAAAATCCGAATCCCGCTGGGGAACGTCGTGGCGGTTTCCGACAGCTCGATTCTCAGCACCGGGGAGACCCAGATCGTCTTCGTGAAAAAGGGGGAGGGAGAGTTTGAGCCGAGACCGGTCGTCCTGGGCCGCGAAGCGGTCGGGTATTACGAAGTCATGAACGGCCTTTCGGAAGGGGAGGAGGTGGTGACCTCCGCGAACTTCCTCATTGACTCCGAATCCCGTTTCAAAGCAGCGCTCAATGCGTTTTTGAAGAAAAGCCCGTCAGCCACCCCTCCGGCCACCTCCCCACATGCCGGACACTAA
- a CDS encoding transcriptional repressor produces the protein MEIKKTLPCGRTIDRSEAQHGTSRADRYSTRLSDYEVTHQLNRSSAREMILNVILAMDRHFTALELSKKVQAKNPSVGPATVYRNLPIFVAAGILRESLTNEKGQILYELATVYHHDHIVCVDCHHIIEFHDDSIEVHQETILKRLKFSEVGHRHVMYAKCELLKKRGRKSSKVKSGTEIDSTQRSSLGIDNR, from the coding sequence GTGGAAATAAAGAAGACATTGCCCTGCGGCCGGACGATCGATCGGTCAGAGGCGCAGCATGGCACTTCGCGAGCCGACCGTTACTCCACGCGTCTTTCCGACTACGAGGTGACCCATCAGTTAAACCGAAGCTCGGCCCGGGAGATGATCCTCAATGTCATCCTGGCCATGGACCGCCACTTCACCGCCTTAGAGCTTTCCAAAAAGGTCCAGGCTAAAAATCCGTCGGTCGGCCCGGCGACCGTTTACCGGAACCTCCCGATTTTTGTAGCCGCAGGTATTCTGCGGGAGAGCCTTACGAACGAAAAAGGCCAGATCCTTTATGAGTTAGCCACCGTTTACCACCACGACCACATCGTCTGCGTCGACTGCCATCACATCATTGAATTTCATGACGACAGTATCGAAGTGCACCAAGAGACCATCCTCAAGCGACTCAAATTCTCCGAGGTCGGCCATCGCCACGTAATGTACGCGAAATGCGAACTTCTAAAGAAACGCGGGCGGAAATCATCCAAGGTCAAATCAGGAACCGAGATCGATTCAACGCAACGTTCTTCCTTAGGAATCGACAACAGATGA
- a CDS encoding CusA/CzcA family heavy metal efflux RND transporter has protein sequence MVEKIIEFSAKNRALVMIFVIAAMLGALWCVKNIPLDAIPDLSDTQVIVYSRWDRSPDILEDQVTYPIVAALLGAPKIKAIRGFSDFGYSYVYVIFQDGTDIYWARSRVVEYLSKILPTLPEGVKTEIGPDATSVGWVYQYALVDRSGKNNLAQLRTLQDWYLRYHLQAVPGVSEVAAIGGFVKQYQVNVDPNLLLAYNIPLTQVIDSVRKGNQEVGGRLLEFAGTEYMVRGRGYAKSVEDIDKIVVAVDHASGTPILLKHVANVALGPDIRRGVADLDGIGDTVGGVIVMRHGENALTIINRVKAKLEELKPTLPEGVEIVTTYDRSELIRHSIETLIHSLKEEMIIVSLVILLFLWHVPSAIIPIVTIPVSVLLAFIPLYLMGLTSNIMSLAGIAISIGVLVDGAIVEVENAYKRLEQWIAGGRKGDFHLIRLQALKEVGPSVFFSLLVIAVAFVPVFTLIDQEGRLFKPLAWSKNLAMAIAALLAITLDPAMRMMFTRMDYVHWKPRWLSWIVNTVTVGRYYPEEKHPISRILFKVYEPVCRWVLEHRWKTLVITGLLMASTVPVYLKLGSEFMPPLNEGAFLYMPTALPGMSVTEAQRILQIQDRILRTFPEVERVFGKSGRFNSPTDPAPFSMVETTVILKPPAEWRKVKRWYSWMPGFLQSVFSRITPDHITFEELQNEMDAKLKLPGIPNIWTMPIKNRIDMLSTGVRTPIGIKVLGADLKVIQKIGEDLEGILREVSGTRNILAERTAGGYYLDFVLNRDELARYGLAVEDAQTIIMSAIGGENITTTVEGRERYSVNVRYAREFRDSIPRLKRVLVPTPSGAQIPLAQIADIKMMEGPAMIRNENGQLAGYVYVDMTGRDIGGYVNEAKAAVKKKLELPKGYYLVWSGQYENMARVRERLKVVLPLTIFLIALLLFMNTKSMVKAGIVMLAVPFSLIGAIWLMYLLGYNLSIAAWVGMIALMGLDAETGVFMLLFLDLAYEEKVRKGEMRTYKDLEDSILHGAVRRIRPKMMTVMAAFMGLLPIMWSIGTGADMMKRIAAPMVGGLFTSFTLELLVYPVLYSIWKWKFEMREGTVVPLPPPSK, from the coding sequence ATGGTTGAGAAGATCATCGAATTTTCCGCGAAGAACAGAGCGCTCGTCATGATTTTCGTGATCGCGGCGATGCTCGGAGCGCTTTGGTGCGTCAAAAACATTCCGCTCGATGCGATCCCCGATCTCTCCGATACCCAGGTCATTGTCTATTCTCGTTGGGACCGCTCCCCCGACATTTTGGAAGATCAGGTCACGTATCCCATCGTCGCCGCGCTTCTCGGCGCCCCTAAGATCAAGGCGATTCGGGGCTTTTCCGATTTCGGTTACTCCTACGTCTATGTCATTTTCCAGGATGGGACCGACATTTATTGGGCCCGTTCCCGCGTTGTTGAATATTTAAGCAAGATCCTTCCTACCCTTCCCGAGGGAGTGAAAACGGAAATCGGCCCGGACGCCACCAGCGTTGGCTGGGTTTACCAATATGCCTTGGTGGACCGATCGGGGAAGAACAACCTCGCGCAACTGCGAACACTTCAAGATTGGTACCTTCGGTACCATCTGCAGGCCGTTCCCGGCGTATCGGAGGTGGCCGCCATCGGCGGCTTTGTTAAGCAATATCAGGTCAACGTCGATCCGAATTTGCTCCTTGCCTACAATATTCCTCTCACACAGGTCATCGATTCCGTCCGCAAAGGAAACCAGGAGGTGGGCGGGCGCCTTCTGGAGTTCGCCGGCACGGAATATATGGTGCGGGGGCGCGGGTACGCGAAATCGGTGGAAGACATCGACAAGATCGTCGTCGCCGTGGACCACGCTTCAGGCACGCCGATCTTGCTCAAGCACGTGGCGAATGTGGCGCTGGGTCCCGATATTCGCCGTGGCGTGGCGGATCTCGACGGCATCGGCGATACGGTCGGCGGAGTCATCGTCATGCGCCATGGCGAAAACGCCTTGACCATCATCAACCGCGTGAAAGCCAAACTCGAAGAACTCAAACCCACGTTGCCGGAAGGGGTCGAGATCGTCACGACGTACGATCGATCGGAATTGATCCGGCATTCCATCGAAACGCTGATTCATTCCCTCAAGGAGGAGATGATCATCGTCAGCCTCGTGATCCTGCTTTTCTTGTGGCATGTCCCTTCCGCGATCATTCCGATCGTCACCATACCCGTGTCCGTATTGTTGGCGTTCATTCCGCTCTACTTGATGGGACTGACGAGCAACATTATGTCTTTGGCCGGGATCGCGATCTCCATCGGTGTTCTCGTGGATGGGGCGATCGTGGAGGTCGAAAACGCGTACAAGCGCCTCGAACAGTGGATTGCCGGAGGTCGCAAGGGGGATTTTCATCTCATTCGTCTCCAGGCTCTCAAGGAGGTGGGCCCGTCCGTCTTCTTCTCCCTTCTGGTGATCGCCGTGGCGTTCGTGCCCGTATTCACGCTGATCGATCAGGAAGGGCGTTTGTTCAAACCGCTCGCCTGGTCGAAGAATCTCGCGATGGCGATCGCCGCGCTTCTTGCGATCACACTCGATCCCGCGATGCGGATGATGTTCACGAGAATGGATTACGTTCATTGGAAGCCGCGCTGGCTTTCGTGGATCGTCAATACCGTGACCGTGGGCCGGTATTACCCGGAGGAAAAACACCCGATCAGCCGGATTCTGTTCAAAGTCTACGAACCGGTTTGCCGATGGGTTTTGGAACACCGATGGAAGACGTTGGTCATCACGGGGCTCCTGATGGCGTCCACGGTTCCCGTCTATTTGAAACTCGGCTCGGAGTTCATGCCTCCGCTCAACGAAGGGGCCTTCCTTTATATGCCGACGGCGCTCCCCGGAATGTCGGTGACCGAAGCTCAACGGATTCTCCAAATTCAGGATCGAATCCTCCGGACCTTTCCCGAAGTGGAGCGGGTGTTCGGAAAATCGGGGCGATTCAACTCGCCGACCGATCCCGCGCCGTTCTCGATGGTCGAAACGACGGTCATTTTAAAACCGCCGGCTGAATGGCGGAAGGTAAAGCGCTGGTATTCGTGGATGCCCGGTTTTCTCCAATCCGTTTTTTCCCGGATCACGCCCGACCACATTACGTTCGAGGAACTTCAGAACGAGATGGACGCCAAGCTCAAGCTTCCCGGGATTCCCAATATTTGGACGATGCCGATCAAGAACCGGATCGACATGCTTTCGACCGGCGTGCGAACGCCGATCGGAATCAAAGTCCTGGGGGCGGATCTCAAAGTCATCCAGAAGATCGGCGAAGATCTGGAGGGGATTCTCCGGGAAGTTTCAGGGACGCGGAACATCCTCGCCGAGCGGACGGCCGGAGGCTATTACCTCGATTTCGTCTTGAACCGGGACGAATTGGCCCGTTACGGCCTGGCCGTGGAGGACGCGCAAACGATCATCATGTCGGCGATCGGGGGTGAAAACATCACGACCACCGTGGAAGGACGCGAACGCTATTCCGTCAACGTCCGCTACGCCCGGGAATTCCGGGACAGCATTCCGCGATTGAAACGGGTCCTCGTCCCCACGCCTTCGGGGGCGCAAATCCCTCTCGCTCAGATCGCGGACATCAAGATGATGGAAGGCCCCGCCATGATCCGTAACGAGAACGGCCAACTTGCGGGGTATGTATATGTCGATATGACCGGGCGGGACATCGGCGGCTATGTCAATGAAGCGAAAGCTGCCGTCAAGAAAAAGCTCGAGCTGCCCAAGGGGTATTACCTCGTATGGAGCGGCCAGTACGAAAACATGGCGCGTGTGCGCGAGCGGCTTAAAGTCGTTCTGCCGCTGACCATTTTTCTGATTGCCCTTCTTCTCTTTATGAACACGAAGTCGATGGTGAAGGCCGGCATCGTGATGCTGGCCGTTCCCTTCTCCCTCATCGGCGCCATTTGGCTCATGTATCTTCTCGGCTACAACCTTTCGATCGCCGCGTGGGTCGGGATGATTGCCCTCATGGGGCTGGATGCCGAGACCGGGGTCTTCATGTTGCTGTTTCTGGATCTCGCGTACGAGGAAAAAGTGCGGAAAGGGGAGATGCGAACATACAAGGATTTGGAGGATTCGATCCTCCACGGCGCCGTCCGGAGAATCCGGCCCAAGATGATGACGGTCATGGCGGCGTTTATGGGGCTCTTGCCGATCATGTGGTCGATCGGCACGGGGGCCGACATGATGAAACGGATCGCCGCACCCATGGTCGGCGGACTCTTTACCTCTTTCACACTGGAGCTTCTGGTCTACCCTGTTTTGTACTCGATTTGGAAATGGAAGTTCGAGATGCGCGAGGGAACGGTGGTCCCCCTCCCGCCGCCTAGTAAATGA
- a CDS encoding TolC family protein, whose amino-acid sequence MDTALVLAGVVIFIQQRKQPRPFRHSSKRKRMKGALLSLFVWVGVPMLSLGPSADANADAPPPAALRDVLEIAKQRNPEIAAAQKRWESARAQISVARSIPDLEFGVEYEGINQNTFDFGSAMETWYRVGQTIPFPSKLVYKGRAASFAAQREEAAYRTAERDVFARVKESYYALMFADRSVQISKENVEILRKFTRIAASRYGVGKTSQSDVLRAQVELSKANNMVVTLEQELQTVQARLNALLDRKPNDPFGPLEEPRVLPLNKTYAEMESIALKERPEIRGAQRELEKMQAEVGAMKSEFLPDLQIEYGWRDYGGSLQAQNDSSVLFKLNVPLWFWRQKSQVSSAQSERQRAAEMLRGAQAATRSEIQEFFVHVDTARRLVELYLTTLLPQAEQSLRVAEAAYQSDRVDFLNLLDSDRTLIDFRLEYYRYLAEYGRGTAHLERVLGVDSDEFTGGRP is encoded by the coding sequence ATGGACACCGCGCTAGTGCTGGCAGGAGTGGTGATCTTCATCCAACAGAGAAAACAGCCGCGTCCCTTCAGGCATTCCTCGAAACGCAAGCGGATGAAGGGAGCACTTTTGTCTCTGTTTGTGTGGGTGGGGGTTCCGATGCTTTCCCTAGGGCCATCTGCCGACGCGAACGCGGACGCCCCGCCGCCGGCCGCTCTTCGCGACGTCCTTGAAATCGCGAAGCAGCGAAATCCGGAGATCGCGGCGGCCCAAAAGCGATGGGAGAGCGCGCGCGCCCAAATCTCCGTGGCGCGGTCGATTCCCGATCTTGAGTTCGGCGTCGAATACGAGGGGATCAACCAAAATACGTTTGACTTCGGCTCGGCCATGGAGACCTGGTACCGCGTCGGGCAGACAATTCCTTTTCCCTCGAAGCTTGTTTACAAAGGACGAGCCGCGTCTTTTGCGGCTCAAAGAGAAGAGGCGGCGTATCGAACCGCGGAACGGGACGTGTTTGCCCGAGTGAAGGAGTCGTACTACGCGCTCATGTTCGCGGATCGGTCGGTGCAGATCTCGAAGGAGAACGTCGAGATCCTTCGTAAGTTCACGCGGATTGCCGCCAGTCGCTACGGCGTCGGAAAGACCTCCCAGTCCGATGTCTTGCGCGCGCAGGTGGAGCTATCGAAGGCCAACAACATGGTCGTGACTCTCGAGCAGGAACTTCAAACCGTTCAAGCCAGGCTCAACGCGCTTCTCGACCGAAAGCCGAATGATCCGTTCGGTCCACTGGAAGAGCCCCGGGTTCTCCCCCTGAACAAGACCTATGCGGAGATGGAATCGATCGCGCTCAAGGAGCGACCCGAAATCCGCGGCGCCCAACGAGAGTTGGAAAAAATGCAAGCTGAGGTCGGCGCCATGAAGAGCGAGTTTTTGCCGGACCTTCAGATCGAATACGGATGGCGGGATTACGGGGGATCCCTCCAGGCGCAAAATGATTCCTCCGTTCTTTTTAAGTTGAATGTCCCCCTCTGGTTTTGGCGGCAAAAGTCGCAGGTGAGCTCGGCACAGAGCGAACGGCAGCGGGCGGCGGAGATGCTGCGCGGCGCGCAGGCCGCAACCCGATCGGAGATTCAGGAGTTTTTCGTGCATGTGGATACGGCGAGAAGACTCGTCGAACTCTATCTGACCACCCTTTTGCCTCAAGCGGAGCAGTCTCTCCGCGTGGCCGAAGCCGCGTATCAGTCGGATCGAGTGGATTTTTTGAACCTTCTCGACTCGGACCGGACACTCATCGATTTCCGGCTGGAATACTACCGTTACCTCGCCGAATACGGCCGGGGCACGGCGCATCTGGAGCGGGTCCTGGGAGTTGATTCGGACGAATTTACAGGAGGCCGGCCTTGA
- a CDS encoding S41 family peptidase, which produces MQVLLCPGRVYLLGAMACALGTADVEAGDYSRYSALLFAQTGSLPNETQRNENGEVDPCDEGDKIITYIFSHHYRNFMPFAEIEARWQKAMRKQFLFLPVMKDEDIETVLADLSRDGPIVTLENNGFQFDCQAFHRLAENFGSEVSAVEVWDAFLNALLSEMDPHSYVVHPQAGDEFDEMVSGKAIGIGVEFERNSGGTFISNVTDGSPAHLAGIGAGDEIVAVIVDGRRSPVREISITDVKRIFATHVGQSIELEINKKGGGSIRAFVTPGPVEVRFVSAQDLPGNLLYLHLTSFGLGAAQQLEAEIVKRPYLKGIILDLRFNPGGRVDVAGDVVDLFVDQGIVASPWNRVGKTPRNLALFAHNPGVITNVPVVVLVNDFSGSASELVAQSFKDYGRGIVVGRTTWGKGSMAIVYPLFKNRYLVLTEYMYHTMSGVSPQAVGVKPDIESRDVYVEQILEERKLMVFHGAAVQPMREADYPFALPPVRPLIQEQREFLGGTVEPNPMAPLIASLPPGVRLEPRGAVGDPALTVSMQVLKAYLERCGNYAAKTCPEPPVAGARTPVALANR; this is translated from the coding sequence ATGCAAGTTTTGCTGTGCCCGGGAAGGGTCTACCTTCTCGGTGCGATGGCGTGTGCCTTGGGGACGGCAGACGTCGAGGCGGGGGACTATTCGCGATATTCCGCACTTCTATTTGCACAGACTGGGAGCCTTCCCAACGAAACCCAGAGAAACGAAAATGGGGAAGTCGATCCATGCGACGAGGGGGACAAAATCATTACGTACATCTTTTCGCACCACTACCGTAACTTCATGCCATTTGCGGAAATCGAGGCAAGGTGGCAGAAGGCAATGAGAAAGCAGTTCCTCTTCCTTCCAGTCATGAAAGACGAGGACATTGAGACGGTTTTGGCCGATCTTTCCCGGGATGGCCCGATCGTCACTCTGGAAAATAATGGTTTTCAATTCGATTGCCAGGCGTTTCATCGCTTAGCCGAAAACTTCGGTTCGGAAGTCAGCGCAGTCGAGGTATGGGACGCCTTTCTGAATGCGCTGCTGTCTGAAATGGATCCACATTCTTACGTCGTGCACCCTCAAGCCGGAGACGAATTCGACGAGATGGTCAGCGGAAAAGCGATCGGCATCGGCGTTGAATTCGAGCGGAACAGCGGAGGTACGTTCATTTCAAACGTTACCGACGGGTCACCGGCGCATCTGGCCGGGATCGGCGCGGGAGATGAAATTGTCGCTGTGATTGTCGATGGCCGTAGATCTCCGGTCCGGGAAATCAGCATAACGGACGTCAAACGGATTTTTGCCACCCATGTCGGGCAGTCGATTGAACTCGAAATCAACAAGAAGGGAGGAGGATCGATACGGGCTTTCGTGACTCCAGGCCCCGTCGAAGTCCGTTTCGTCTCTGCTCAGGATCTCCCTGGGAATCTACTGTACCTTCATCTCACATCGTTCGGTCTGGGCGCAGCCCAACAATTGGAGGCCGAGATCGTGAAGCGACCGTATCTAAAAGGAATCATCCTTGATCTTCGCTTTAATCCAGGGGGTCGCGTGGATGTCGCAGGTGACGTTGTCGATCTCTTCGTGGATCAGGGAATCGTTGCTTCGCCTTGGAACCGTGTGGGGAAGACACCGCGGAATTTGGCGCTCTTCGCCCACAATCCAGGAGTGATCACAAACGTTCCGGTCGTGGTACTGGTCAATGACTTTTCCGGCTCTGCTTCGGAGCTGGTGGCTCAATCGTTTAAAGATTACGGTCGTGGAATCGTCGTGGGCAGGACGACGTGGGGAAAGGGTTCGATGGCTATCGTCTATCCACTTTTCAAGAATCGTTATCTCGTTCTTACGGAATACATGTACCACACGATGTCGGGCGTTTCGCCTCAAGCCGTTGGTGTCAAACCAGACATCGAGTCGCGGGACGTTTATGTGGAGCAGATTCTGGAGGAACGGAAGTTAATGGTATTTCACGGGGCTGCCGTGCAACCCATGCGGGAAGCCGATTACCCGTTCGCGCTTCCGCCGGTCAGGCCTCTGATTCAAGAACAGCGCGAATTTCTCGGCGGAACCGTCGAACCGAATCCGATGGCGCCTCTGATCGCTTCATTGCCCCCTGGAGTACGGTTGGAACCGAGAGGGGCGGTCGGGGACCCAGCGCTGACGGTATCGATGCAGGTCCTGAAGGCCTATCTTGAACGGTGCGGCAACTACGCGGCAAAAACTTGCCCCGAACCCCCCGTAGCGGGTGCCCGGACACCGGTCGCGCTCGCCAATCGGTGA
- a CDS encoding heavy metal-binding domain-containing protein, whose protein sequence is MLSPKKYPLFPQRWLAIGAVLLGIGFLAAPARAGNYGYFVTYNSEVEAGELELMFMNDLTQPSRFRREEGFGDYLSHMVELEYEVTSQFATEFMIEWFEDLDTGDHAFTGFRWENRYRLIKKRVPANPMVYVEYEDLDPATRYKMEVSGWVRSPYEENGEEPDRERIMETRLILSEDVGPVNVAFNWINETDVTSGTTAFGYSSGLFWMAHQGYDKASTKKEDSPDRDEYRCPMHSDVVQNTPGNCPKCGMALKHDSHSDDETEKDGGVGIGLELYGALGDTKSFGLAASRQEHYLGPILMYHFADHWMFHTQLAIGLTKASDNLVRLNFGYQF, encoded by the coding sequence GTGCTCTCTCCAAAAAAATACCCGTTATTTCCTCAGAGATGGCTCGCAATTGGGGCGGTGCTTCTTGGAATCGGTTTCCTGGCGGCTCCCGCCCGAGCCGGGAACTACGGCTATTTCGTAACCTACAATTCGGAAGTGGAGGCCGGCGAATTGGAACTCATGTTCATGAACGATCTCACGCAGCCCTCCCGCTTTCGGAGGGAAGAGGGCTTCGGAGACTATCTCTCGCACATGGTCGAGCTGGAATATGAAGTGACCAGCCAGTTTGCGACGGAATTCATGATCGAATGGTTTGAGGATCTGGATACCGGCGATCACGCCTTCACGGGATTCCGCTGGGAAAATCGCTATCGCCTCATCAAGAAACGAGTTCCCGCGAACCCGATGGTTTATGTTGAATACGAGGATCTCGATCCGGCGACTCGGTACAAGATGGAGGTATCGGGATGGGTACGGTCGCCCTACGAGGAAAATGGTGAGGAGCCCGACCGCGAGCGAATAATGGAGACCCGTTTGATTCTCTCGGAGGATGTCGGGCCGGTAAATGTTGCGTTCAATTGGATCAATGAAACGGACGTCACCTCGGGAACAACGGCTTTCGGATATTCATCCGGTCTCTTCTGGATGGCGCACCAGGGCTACGACAAAGCTTCGACGAAGAAGGAGGATTCGCCGGATCGTGACGAATACCGGTGCCCTATGCACTCGGATGTCGTTCAAAACACACCGGGAAACTGCCCGAAATGCGGCATGGCGTTGAAACACGATTCGCATAGCGATGACGAAACGGAAAAAGATGGAGGCGTGGGGATCGGACTTGAACTTTATGGAGCGCTCGGGGACACGAAATCATTCGGATTGGCGGCCTCGCGACAGGAACATTATTTGGGGCCGATCCTGATGTACCACTTTGCCGACCATTGGATGTTTCACACGCAACTCGCGATCGGTTTGACGAAGGCGAGCGACAACCTCGTCCGCCTGAATTTCGGATACCAATTTTGA